In the Loxodonta africana isolate mLoxAfr1 chromosome 1, mLoxAfr1.hap2, whole genome shotgun sequence genome, one interval contains:
- the CLCN2 gene encoding chloride channel protein 2 isoform X2, with protein sequence MAAGAMAAESGMEPRALQYEQTLMYGRYTQDLGAFAKEEAARIRLGGPEPRRGPSSPRTSPELLEYGQNRCTGCRICSVRCHKFLVSRVGEDWIFLVLLGLLMALVSWIMDYAIAACLQAQQWMSRGLNTNILLQYLAWVTYPIVLITFSAGFTQILAPQAVGSGIPEMKTILRGVVLKEYLTLKTFVAKVIGLTCALGSGMPLGKEVTAGWGIMEPLPSGRIARPRWASTPLTICPLPQGPFVHIASMCAALLSKFLSLFGGIYENESRNTEMLAAACAVGVGCCFAAPIGGVLFSIEVTSTFFAVRNYWRGFFAATFSAFIFRVLAVWNRDEETITALFKTRFRLDFPFDLQELPAFAVIGIASGFGGALFVYLNRKIVQVMRKQKTINRFLMKKRLLFPALVTLLISTLTFPPGFGQFMAGQLSQKETLVTLFDNRTWVRQGLVEELEPPSTSQAWSPPRANVFLTLVIFILMKFWMSALATTIPVPCGAFMPVFVIGAAFGRLVGESMAAWFPDGIHTDSSTYRIVPGGYAVVGAAALAGAVTHTVSTAVIVFELTGQIAHILPVMIAVILANAVAQSLQPSLYDSIIRIKKLPYLPELGWGHHQQYRVRVEDIMVRDVPHVALSCTFRDLRLALHRTKGRMLALVESPESMILLGSIERSQVVALLGAQLSPARRRQYMQAPRATQTSLPSDQESPPSPETSVCFQVRGKAPPPTLPEHHCVDNQEASIEGVLGPRPRQPLPPMQVNADDPGFSAARRESNKPLKPALKRGSSNTMNLGESPTGEPSPTSVSPLSSDRASAGPSSVKVPAQPMCWKRLPRGQVELGHPSPAHLSWPSQKMTLPRGPCVWPTGNRETTGIALRSLFCGSPPPEGASELEKSESSDKHKLKRVRISLASDSDLEGEMTPQEILEWEEQQLDEPVNFSDCKIDPAPFQLVERTSLHKTHTIFSLLGVDHAYVTSIGRLIGIVTLKELRKAIEGSVTAQGVKVRPPLASFRDSATSSSDTETTEVHALWGPRSRHSLPQEGSPSDSDDKCQ encoded by the exons ATGGCGGCCGGGGCGATGGCGGCAGAGTCAGGGATGGAGCCGCGGGCGCTGCAGTACGAGCAGACCCTG atgtATGGCCGATACACTCAGGACCTTGGGGCCTTTGCCAAAGAAGAAGCTGCTCGGATCCGCTTGGGAGGGCCTGAGCCCCGGAGGGGCCCCTCCTCCCCTCGGACTTCCCCAGAACTCCTGGAATATGGACAGAACCGTTGCACTGGGTGCCGCA TCTGCTCCGTCCGCTGCCACAAGTTCCTGGTGTCCAGGGTCGGTGAAGACTGGATCTTCCTGGTCCTGCTGGGACTCCTTATGGCACTGGTCAGCTGGATCATGGACTATGCTATTGCTGCCTGTCTGCAAG CTCAGCAGTGGATGTCCCGGGGCTTGAACACCAACATCTTGCTCCAGTACCTGGCCTGGGTCACCTACCCCATCGTCCTGATCACTTTCTCAGCAGGATTTACACAGATCCTGGCTCCTCAGGCTGTCG GGTCTGGCATCCCCGAGATGAAGACCATCTTGCGGGGAGTGGTGCTGAAGGAATACCTCACTCTCAAGACGTTTGTAGCCAAGGTCATCGGGCTGACCTGTGCCCTGGGCAGTGGCATGCCACTCGGCAAAGAGGTGACTGCAGGATGGGGGATAATGGAGCCCCTCCCCAGTGGGAGAATAGCCAGGCCAAGGTGGGCCTCTACTCCACTCACcatctgccccctcccccagggcCCTTTTGTGCATATCGCGAGCATGTGTGCCGCCTTGCTCAGCAAGTTCCTCTCCCTCTTTGGGGGCATCTATGAG AATGAATCCCGGAACACAGAGATGCTGGCCGCTGCCTGTGCCGTGGGAGTGGGCTGCTGCTTTGCGGCGCCTATCGGAG GTGTCCTGTTCAGCATCGAGGTTACCTCCACCTTCTTCGCTGTGAGGAACTACTGGCGGGGCTTCTTTGCCGCCACCTTCAGTGCCTTCATCTTCCGGGTCTTGGCTGTCTGGAACCGTGATGAAG AGACCATTACTGCTCTCTTCAAAACCCGATTCCGGCTTGACTTCCCCTTTGACCTGCAGGAGCTGCCGGCATTTGCTGTTATTGG TATCGCTAGTGGCTTCGGGGGCGCCCTCTTTGTCTACCTGAACCGGAAGATTGTCCAGGTGATGAGGAAGCAAAAGACCATCAACCGCTTTCTCATGAAGAA ACGCCTGCTCTTCCCGGCTCTGGTGACCCTGCTTATCTCCACTCTGACCTTCCCTCCTGGCTTTGGACAGTTCATGGCGGGACAG CTCTCACAGAAAGAGACACTGGTCACCCTGTTTGACAACCGGACGTGGGTCCGCCAGGGTCTGGTGGAGGAGCTAGAGCCGCCCAGCACCTCACAGGCCTGGAGCCCACCACGTGCCAACGTCTTCCTTACACTAGTCATCTTCATTCTCATGAAG TTCTGGATGTCTGCTCTGGCCACCACCATCCCTGTGCCCTGTGGGGCCTTCATGCCTGTCTTTGTTATTG GAGCAGCATTTGGGCGTCTGGTGGGTGAAAGCATGGCCGCCTGGTTCCCAGATGGGATCCACACAGACAGTAGCACCTACCGGATTGTGCCCGGGGGCTACGCAGTGGTAG GGGCGGCTGCGCTGGCAGGAGCAGTGACACACACAGTGTCCACAGCGGTGATCGTGTTCGAGCTCACAGGCCAGATCGCCCACATCCTGCCTGTCATGATCGCAGTCATCCTGGCCAATGCCGTTGCCCAGAGCCTGCAGCCCTCCCTCTATGACAGTATCATCCGCATCAAGAAGCTGCCCTACCTGCCGGAGCTGGGCTGGGGCCACCACCA GCAGTACCGGGTGCGGGTGGAGGACATCATGGTACGGGACGTTCCCCACGTGGCCCTCAGCTGCACCTTCCGGGACCTGCGGCTGGCCCTGCACAGGACCAAGGGCCGCATGTTGGCCCTAGTGGAGTCCCCTG AGTCCATGATTCTGCTGGGCTCCATCGAGCGCTCACAGGTAGTGGCGTTGCTGGGGGCCCAGCTGAGCCCGGCCCGACGGCGGCAGTACATGCAGGCACCTCGAGCCACCCAAACCTCTCTGCCATCTGATCAAGAGAGTCCTCCCAGCCCGGAGACTTCCGTCTGCTTCCAGGTGAGGGGAAAAGCCCCCCCACCTACGCTTCCTGAACATCACTGTGTAGACAATCAGGAGGCCAGCATAGAGGGTGTCCTAGGGCCACGGCCTCGCCAGCCCCTTCCTCCCATGCAGGTGAACGCTGACGACCCAGGCTTCTCTGCAGCTCGCAGGGAGAGTAACAAGCCCCTAAAGCCCGCTCTCAAGAGGGGGTCCAGCAACACCATGAACCTCGGGGAGAGTCCCACAGGTGAGCCGTCTCCCACCAGCGTCTCCCCTCTGTCCTCCGATAGAGCCTCAGCTGGGCCAAGCTCGGTTAAAGTCCCTGCCCAGCCCATGTGCTGGAAGAGGCTGCCCAGAGGGCAGGTAGAGCTGGGACACCCCTCCCCCGCCCACCTCTCCTGGCCCTCTCAAAAGATGACATTGCCCCGGGGGCCTTGTGTTTGGCCCACAGGGAACAGGGAGACCACAGGCATTGCCCTCAGGAGCCTCTTCTGTGGCAGCCCACCTCCTGAGGGGGCTTCAGAG TTGGAGAAGTCGGAATCAAGTGACAAGCACAAGCTGAAGCGGGTCCGAATCTCTTTGGCG AGCGACTCCGACCTGGAAGGCGAGATGACCCCTCAGGAG ATTCTCGAATGGGAAGAACAGCAGCTGGATGAACCGGTCAACTTCAGCGACTGTAAGATTGACCCCGCCCCCTTCCAGCTGGTGGAACGCACCTCCTTGCACAAG
- the CLCN2 gene encoding chloride channel protein 2 isoform X8, with protein sequence MAAGAMAAESGMEPRALQYEQTLMYGRYTQDLGAFAKEEAARIRLGGPEPRRGPSSPRTSPELLEYGQNRCTGCRICSVRCHKFLVSRVGEDWIFLVLLGLLMALVSWIMDYAIAACLQAQQWMSRGLNTNILLQYLAWVTYPIVLITFSAGFTQILAPQAVGSGIPEMKTILRGVVLKEYLTLKTFVAKVIGLTCALGSGMPLGKEVTAGWGIMEPLPSGRIARPRWASTPLTICPLPQGPFVHIASMCAALLSKFLSLFGGIYENESRNTEMLAAACAVGVGCCFAAPIGGVLFSIEVTSTFFAVRNYWRGFFAATFSAFIFRVLAVWNRDEETITALFKTRFRLDFPFDLQELPAFAVIGIASGFGGALFVYLNRKIVQVMRKQKTINRFLMKKRLLFPALVTLLISTLTFPPGFGQFMAGQLSQKETLVTLFDNRTWVRQGLVEELEPPSTSQAWSPPRANVFLTLVIFILMKFWMSALATTIPVPCGAFMPVFVIGAAFGRLVGESMAAWFPDGIHTDSSTYRIVPGGYAVVGAAALAGAVTHTVSTAVIVFELTGQIAHILPVMIAVILANAVAQSLQPSLYDSIIRIKKLPYLPELGWGHHQQYRVRVEDIMVRDVPHVALSCTFRDLRLALHRTKGRMLALVESPESMILLGSIERSQVVALLGAQLSPARRRQYMQAPRATQTSLPSDQESPPSPETSVCFQVNADDPGFSAARRESNKPLKPALKRGSSNTMNLGESPTGNRETTGIALRSLFCGSPPPEGASELEKSESSDKHKLKRVRISLASDSDLEGEMTPQEILEWEEQQLDEPVNFSDCKIDPAPFQLVERTSLHKTHTIFSLLGVDHAYVTSIGRLIGIVTLKELRKAIEGSVTAQGVKVRPPLASFRDSATSSSDTETTEVHALWGPRSRHSLPQEGSPSDSDDKCQ encoded by the exons ATGGCGGCCGGGGCGATGGCGGCAGAGTCAGGGATGGAGCCGCGGGCGCTGCAGTACGAGCAGACCCTG atgtATGGCCGATACACTCAGGACCTTGGGGCCTTTGCCAAAGAAGAAGCTGCTCGGATCCGCTTGGGAGGGCCTGAGCCCCGGAGGGGCCCCTCCTCCCCTCGGACTTCCCCAGAACTCCTGGAATATGGACAGAACCGTTGCACTGGGTGCCGCA TCTGCTCCGTCCGCTGCCACAAGTTCCTGGTGTCCAGGGTCGGTGAAGACTGGATCTTCCTGGTCCTGCTGGGACTCCTTATGGCACTGGTCAGCTGGATCATGGACTATGCTATTGCTGCCTGTCTGCAAG CTCAGCAGTGGATGTCCCGGGGCTTGAACACCAACATCTTGCTCCAGTACCTGGCCTGGGTCACCTACCCCATCGTCCTGATCACTTTCTCAGCAGGATTTACACAGATCCTGGCTCCTCAGGCTGTCG GGTCTGGCATCCCCGAGATGAAGACCATCTTGCGGGGAGTGGTGCTGAAGGAATACCTCACTCTCAAGACGTTTGTAGCCAAGGTCATCGGGCTGACCTGTGCCCTGGGCAGTGGCATGCCACTCGGCAAAGAGGTGACTGCAGGATGGGGGATAATGGAGCCCCTCCCCAGTGGGAGAATAGCCAGGCCAAGGTGGGCCTCTACTCCACTCACcatctgccccctcccccagggcCCTTTTGTGCATATCGCGAGCATGTGTGCCGCCTTGCTCAGCAAGTTCCTCTCCCTCTTTGGGGGCATCTATGAG AATGAATCCCGGAACACAGAGATGCTGGCCGCTGCCTGTGCCGTGGGAGTGGGCTGCTGCTTTGCGGCGCCTATCGGAG GTGTCCTGTTCAGCATCGAGGTTACCTCCACCTTCTTCGCTGTGAGGAACTACTGGCGGGGCTTCTTTGCCGCCACCTTCAGTGCCTTCATCTTCCGGGTCTTGGCTGTCTGGAACCGTGATGAAG AGACCATTACTGCTCTCTTCAAAACCCGATTCCGGCTTGACTTCCCCTTTGACCTGCAGGAGCTGCCGGCATTTGCTGTTATTGG TATCGCTAGTGGCTTCGGGGGCGCCCTCTTTGTCTACCTGAACCGGAAGATTGTCCAGGTGATGAGGAAGCAAAAGACCATCAACCGCTTTCTCATGAAGAA ACGCCTGCTCTTCCCGGCTCTGGTGACCCTGCTTATCTCCACTCTGACCTTCCCTCCTGGCTTTGGACAGTTCATGGCGGGACAG CTCTCACAGAAAGAGACACTGGTCACCCTGTTTGACAACCGGACGTGGGTCCGCCAGGGTCTGGTGGAGGAGCTAGAGCCGCCCAGCACCTCACAGGCCTGGAGCCCACCACGTGCCAACGTCTTCCTTACACTAGTCATCTTCATTCTCATGAAG TTCTGGATGTCTGCTCTGGCCACCACCATCCCTGTGCCCTGTGGGGCCTTCATGCCTGTCTTTGTTATTG GAGCAGCATTTGGGCGTCTGGTGGGTGAAAGCATGGCCGCCTGGTTCCCAGATGGGATCCACACAGACAGTAGCACCTACCGGATTGTGCCCGGGGGCTACGCAGTGGTAG GGGCGGCTGCGCTGGCAGGAGCAGTGACACACACAGTGTCCACAGCGGTGATCGTGTTCGAGCTCACAGGCCAGATCGCCCACATCCTGCCTGTCATGATCGCAGTCATCCTGGCCAATGCCGTTGCCCAGAGCCTGCAGCCCTCCCTCTATGACAGTATCATCCGCATCAAGAAGCTGCCCTACCTGCCGGAGCTGGGCTGGGGCCACCACCA GCAGTACCGGGTGCGGGTGGAGGACATCATGGTACGGGACGTTCCCCACGTGGCCCTCAGCTGCACCTTCCGGGACCTGCGGCTGGCCCTGCACAGGACCAAGGGCCGCATGTTGGCCCTAGTGGAGTCCCCTG AGTCCATGATTCTGCTGGGCTCCATCGAGCGCTCACAGGTAGTGGCGTTGCTGGGGGCCCAGCTGAGCCCGGCCCGACGGCGGCAGTACATGCAGGCACCTCGAGCCACCCAAACCTCTCTGCCATCTGATCAAGAGAGTCCTCCCAGCCCGGAGACTTCCGTCTGCTTCCAG GTGAACGCTGACGACCCAGGCTTCTCTGCAGCTCGCAGGGAGAGTAACAAGCCCCTAAAGCCCGCTCTCAAGAGGGGGTCCAGCAACACCATGAACCTCGGGGAGAGTCCCACAG GGAACAGGGAGACCACAGGCATTGCCCTCAGGAGCCTCTTCTGTGGCAGCCCACCTCCTGAGGGGGCTTCAGAG TTGGAGAAGTCGGAATCAAGTGACAAGCACAAGCTGAAGCGGGTCCGAATCTCTTTGGCG AGCGACTCCGACCTGGAAGGCGAGATGACCCCTCAGGAG ATTCTCGAATGGGAAGAACAGCAGCTGGATGAACCGGTCAACTTCAGCGACTGTAAGATTGACCCCGCCCCCTTCCAGCTGGTGGAACGCACCTCCTTGCACAAG
- the CLCN2 gene encoding chloride channel protein 2 isoform X5: MAAGAMAAESGMEPRALQYEQTLMYGRYTQDLGAFAKEEAARIRLGGPEPRRGPSSPRTSPELLEYGQNRCTGCRICSVRCHKFLVSRVGEDWIFLVLLGLLMALVSWIMDYAIAACLQAQQWMSRGLNTNILLQYLAWVTYPIVLITFSAGFTQILAPQAVGSGIPEMKTILRGVVLKEYLTLKTFVAKVIGLTCALGSGMPLGKENESRNTEMLAAACAVGVGCCFAAPIGGVLFSIEVTSTFFAVRNYWRGFFAATFSAFIFRVLAVWNRDEETITALFKTRFRLDFPFDLQELPAFAVIGIASGFGGALFVYLNRKIVQVMRKQKTINRFLMKKRLLFPALVTLLISTLTFPPGFGQFMAGQLSQKETLVTLFDNRTWVRQGLVEELEPPSTSQAWSPPRANVFLTLVIFILMKFWMSALATTIPVPCGAFMPVFVIGAAFGRLVGESMAAWFPDGIHTDSSTYRIVPGGYAVVGAAALAGAVTHTVSTAVIVFELTGQIAHILPVMIAVILANAVAQSLQPSLYDSIIRIKKLPYLPELGWGHHQQYRVRVEDIMVRDVPHVALSCTFRDLRLALHRTKGRMLALVESPESMILLGSIERSQVVALLGAQLSPARRRQYMQAPRATQTSLPSDQESPPSPETSVCFQVRGKAPPPTLPEHHCVDNQEASIEGVLGPRPRQPLPPMQVNADDPGFSAARRESNKPLKPALKRGSSNTMNLGESPTGEPSPTSVSPLSSDRASAGPSSVKVPAQPMCWKRLPRGQVELGHPSPAHLSWPSQKMTLPRGPCVWPTGNRETTGIALRSLFCGSPPPEGASELEKSESSDKHKLKRVRISLASDSDLEGEMTPQEILEWEEQQLDEPVNFSDCKIDPAPFQLVERTSLHKVEPWAWPHRRTGWGPRSPTQVWTLGQRGRKEVRRAGSVLRCLQPPTLLQEWQQNGGQGARAPCLFLLSCGAGRQFSSALPCPRGTLDQSSNKDRAGTGWKPKGQARVRARQEAARA; this comes from the exons ATGGCGGCCGGGGCGATGGCGGCAGAGTCAGGGATGGAGCCGCGGGCGCTGCAGTACGAGCAGACCCTG atgtATGGCCGATACACTCAGGACCTTGGGGCCTTTGCCAAAGAAGAAGCTGCTCGGATCCGCTTGGGAGGGCCTGAGCCCCGGAGGGGCCCCTCCTCCCCTCGGACTTCCCCAGAACTCCTGGAATATGGACAGAACCGTTGCACTGGGTGCCGCA TCTGCTCCGTCCGCTGCCACAAGTTCCTGGTGTCCAGGGTCGGTGAAGACTGGATCTTCCTGGTCCTGCTGGGACTCCTTATGGCACTGGTCAGCTGGATCATGGACTATGCTATTGCTGCCTGTCTGCAAG CTCAGCAGTGGATGTCCCGGGGCTTGAACACCAACATCTTGCTCCAGTACCTGGCCTGGGTCACCTACCCCATCGTCCTGATCACTTTCTCAGCAGGATTTACACAGATCCTGGCTCCTCAGGCTGTCG GGTCTGGCATCCCCGAGATGAAGACCATCTTGCGGGGAGTGGTGCTGAAGGAATACCTCACTCTCAAGACGTTTGTAGCCAAGGTCATCGGGCTGACCTGTGCCCTGGGCAGTGGCATGCCACTCGGCAAAGAG AATGAATCCCGGAACACAGAGATGCTGGCCGCTGCCTGTGCCGTGGGAGTGGGCTGCTGCTTTGCGGCGCCTATCGGAG GTGTCCTGTTCAGCATCGAGGTTACCTCCACCTTCTTCGCTGTGAGGAACTACTGGCGGGGCTTCTTTGCCGCCACCTTCAGTGCCTTCATCTTCCGGGTCTTGGCTGTCTGGAACCGTGATGAAG AGACCATTACTGCTCTCTTCAAAACCCGATTCCGGCTTGACTTCCCCTTTGACCTGCAGGAGCTGCCGGCATTTGCTGTTATTGG TATCGCTAGTGGCTTCGGGGGCGCCCTCTTTGTCTACCTGAACCGGAAGATTGTCCAGGTGATGAGGAAGCAAAAGACCATCAACCGCTTTCTCATGAAGAA ACGCCTGCTCTTCCCGGCTCTGGTGACCCTGCTTATCTCCACTCTGACCTTCCCTCCTGGCTTTGGACAGTTCATGGCGGGACAG CTCTCACAGAAAGAGACACTGGTCACCCTGTTTGACAACCGGACGTGGGTCCGCCAGGGTCTGGTGGAGGAGCTAGAGCCGCCCAGCACCTCACAGGCCTGGAGCCCACCACGTGCCAACGTCTTCCTTACACTAGTCATCTTCATTCTCATGAAG TTCTGGATGTCTGCTCTGGCCACCACCATCCCTGTGCCCTGTGGGGCCTTCATGCCTGTCTTTGTTATTG GAGCAGCATTTGGGCGTCTGGTGGGTGAAAGCATGGCCGCCTGGTTCCCAGATGGGATCCACACAGACAGTAGCACCTACCGGATTGTGCCCGGGGGCTACGCAGTGGTAG GGGCGGCTGCGCTGGCAGGAGCAGTGACACACACAGTGTCCACAGCGGTGATCGTGTTCGAGCTCACAGGCCAGATCGCCCACATCCTGCCTGTCATGATCGCAGTCATCCTGGCCAATGCCGTTGCCCAGAGCCTGCAGCCCTCCCTCTATGACAGTATCATCCGCATCAAGAAGCTGCCCTACCTGCCGGAGCTGGGCTGGGGCCACCACCA GCAGTACCGGGTGCGGGTGGAGGACATCATGGTACGGGACGTTCCCCACGTGGCCCTCAGCTGCACCTTCCGGGACCTGCGGCTGGCCCTGCACAGGACCAAGGGCCGCATGTTGGCCCTAGTGGAGTCCCCTG AGTCCATGATTCTGCTGGGCTCCATCGAGCGCTCACAGGTAGTGGCGTTGCTGGGGGCCCAGCTGAGCCCGGCCCGACGGCGGCAGTACATGCAGGCACCTCGAGCCACCCAAACCTCTCTGCCATCTGATCAAGAGAGTCCTCCCAGCCCGGAGACTTCCGTCTGCTTCCAGGTGAGGGGAAAAGCCCCCCCACCTACGCTTCCTGAACATCACTGTGTAGACAATCAGGAGGCCAGCATAGAGGGTGTCCTAGGGCCACGGCCTCGCCAGCCCCTTCCTCCCATGCAGGTGAACGCTGACGACCCAGGCTTCTCTGCAGCTCGCAGGGAGAGTAACAAGCCCCTAAAGCCCGCTCTCAAGAGGGGGTCCAGCAACACCATGAACCTCGGGGAGAGTCCCACAGGTGAGCCGTCTCCCACCAGCGTCTCCCCTCTGTCCTCCGATAGAGCCTCAGCTGGGCCAAGCTCGGTTAAAGTCCCTGCCCAGCCCATGTGCTGGAAGAGGCTGCCCAGAGGGCAGGTAGAGCTGGGACACCCCTCCCCCGCCCACCTCTCCTGGCCCTCTCAAAAGATGACATTGCCCCGGGGGCCTTGTGTTTGGCCCACAGGGAACAGGGAGACCACAGGCATTGCCCTCAGGAGCCTCTTCTGTGGCAGCCCACCTCCTGAGGGGGCTTCAGAG TTGGAGAAGTCGGAATCAAGTGACAAGCACAAGCTGAAGCGGGTCCGAATCTCTTTGGCG AGCGACTCCGACCTGGAAGGCGAGATGACCCCTCAGGAG ATTCTCGAATGGGAAGAACAGCAGCTGGATGAACCGGTCAACTTCAGCGACTGTAAGATTGACCCCGCCCCCTTCCAGCTGGTGGAACGCACCTCCTTGCACAAGGTAGAGCCCTGGGCCTGGCCTCACAGAAGGACAGGCTGGGGACCTAGGTCCCCCACACAAGTTTGGACCCTGGGCCAGAGGGGAAGAAAAGAGGTGCGGAGAGCGGGCTCAGTGCTGAGATGTTTGCAGCCACCCACGTTGCTTCAAGAATGGCAGCAAAATGGGGGACAGGGAGCCAGGGCCCCCTGCCTCTTCCTGCTCTCCTGTGGGGCCGGGCGTCAGTTTTCCTCTGCTCTGCCCTGCCCCCGGGGAACTCTGGACCAAAGCAGCAACAAAGACAGGGCTGGAACTGGGTGGAAGCCAAAAGGCCAGGCCAGGGTCAGAGCTAGGCAGGAGGCTGCCAGAGCCTAA